One Kitasatospora sp. MAP12-44 DNA segment encodes these proteins:
- a CDS encoding aldehyde dehydrogenase family protein yields MTQVSTSDPTSYEVVNPATEQVIEVVTMAGLEETDAAIARAKAAFDSWRRVAPADRARLLRAFAAAVDGEREHLAALEVANAGHTVGNARWEAGNARDVIEYYAAAPERLFGRQIPVAGGVDLTFQEPLGVVGVIVPWNFPMPIAAWALAPALAAGNTVVLKPAELTPLTALRLAELALEAGIPPGVFQVLPGYGPVVGQRFVTHPDVRKVVFTGSGAVGKQIMAGCAQQVKPVTLELGGKSANIVFADADLAKAAASAPGAVFDNAGQDCCARSRILVQQSVFDEFMALLEPAVLGFRVGDPTDEKTDMGPLISAAHRARVAGFVPDDSSVVLRGNIPEGPGFWFPPTVLAPGSHDVPAFTEEVFGPVVAVVPFRDEEDALRIANSTEYGLSGSIWTRDLGRALRVARGVEAGNLSVNSHSSVRYSTPFGGFKQSGLGRELGPDALDAFTETKNVFISTEE; encoded by the coding sequence ATGACCCAAGTGAGCACCTCCGATCCGACCTCCTACGAGGTGGTCAACCCGGCCACCGAGCAGGTGATCGAGGTCGTGACGATGGCCGGTCTGGAGGAGACCGACGCGGCGATCGCCCGCGCCAAGGCCGCCTTCGACTCCTGGCGCCGGGTGGCCCCCGCCGACCGGGCCCGGCTGCTGCGGGCCTTCGCCGCCGCCGTGGACGGCGAGCGCGAGCACCTGGCCGCGCTCGAAGTGGCCAACGCCGGGCACACCGTGGGCAACGCGCGCTGGGAGGCGGGCAACGCCCGCGACGTCATCGAGTACTACGCGGCGGCGCCCGAGCGGCTCTTCGGCCGGCAGATCCCGGTCGCCGGGGGAGTGGACCTCACCTTCCAGGAGCCGCTGGGCGTGGTCGGGGTGATCGTGCCCTGGAACTTCCCGATGCCGATCGCGGCCTGGGCGCTGGCGCCGGCCCTGGCGGCCGGCAACACCGTGGTCCTCAAGCCCGCCGAGCTCACCCCGCTGACCGCGCTGCGGCTGGCCGAGCTGGCCCTGGAGGCCGGGATCCCGCCGGGCGTGTTCCAGGTGCTGCCCGGCTACGGCCCGGTGGTGGGACAGCGCTTCGTCACCCACCCGGACGTGCGCAAGGTGGTGTTCACCGGGTCGGGCGCGGTCGGCAAGCAGATCATGGCCGGCTGCGCGCAGCAGGTGAAGCCGGTCACCCTGGAGCTCGGCGGCAAGAGCGCCAACATCGTCTTCGCGGACGCCGACCTCGCCAAGGCGGCGGCCAGCGCGCCAGGCGCGGTCTTCGACAACGCGGGCCAGGACTGCTGCGCGCGCTCGCGGATCCTGGTGCAGCAGTCGGTCTTCGACGAGTTCATGGCGCTCTTGGAGCCCGCCGTGCTGGGCTTCAGGGTCGGCGATCCGACCGACGAGAAGACCGACATGGGCCCGCTGATCTCGGCCGCGCACCGCGCTCGGGTGGCCGGTTTCGTTCCTGACGACTCGTCAGTCGTGCTGCGTGGCAACATTCCTGAGGGCCCTGGCTTCTGGTTCCCGCCGACCGTGCTGGCGCCCGGCTCGCACGATGTGCCGGCCTTCACCGAGGAGGTCTTCGGACCGGTGGTGGCCGTCGTCCCGTTCCGGGACGAGGAGGACGCGCTACGGATCGCCAACAGCACCGAGTACGGCCTCTCCGGCTCGATCTGGACCAGGGACCTGGGCCGGGCCCTGCGGGTGGCGCGCGGCGTGGAGGCGGGCAACCTGTCCGTCAACTCGCATTCCTCGGTGCGCTATTCGACCCCCTTTGGCGGATTCAAGCAGTCCGGCCTGGGACGCGAACTGGGCCCCGACGCCCTCGACGCCTTCACCGAAACCAAGAACGTCTTCATCTCCACGGAGGAGTAG
- a CDS encoding 3-oxoacyl-ACP reductase — MVNPLSPRLDGRVAVITGAGSGIGRATALRFASEGASVVCVDLDETSGKAVAEEVGGLFIQADVTNEDQVRAMYAAAVTEFGSVDIAFNNAGISPPEDDSILTTGLEAWRRVQEVNLTSVYLCCKYAIPHMQRQGKGSIINTASFVAVMGAATSQISYSASKGGVLAMSRELGVQFAREGIRVNALCPGPVNTPLLQELFAKDPERAARRLIHIPLGRFAEPSEIAAAVAFLASDDSSFMTANTFLVDGGISGAYVTPE, encoded by the coding sequence ATGGTCAACCCCCTTTCCCCCCGCCTCGACGGCCGCGTGGCCGTCATCACCGGCGCCGGCAGCGGCATCGGCCGCGCCACCGCGCTGCGCTTCGCCTCCGAGGGTGCCTCCGTGGTCTGCGTCGACCTGGACGAGACCAGCGGCAAGGCCGTCGCCGAGGAGGTCGGCGGCCTCTTCATCCAGGCCGATGTCACCAACGAGGACCAGGTGCGGGCGATGTACGCCGCGGCCGTCACCGAGTTCGGCAGCGTCGACATCGCCTTCAACAACGCCGGCATCTCGCCGCCCGAGGACGACTCGATCCTCACCACCGGCCTGGAGGCCTGGCGCCGGGTGCAGGAGGTCAACCTCACCAGCGTCTACCTGTGCTGCAAGTACGCCATCCCGCACATGCAGCGCCAGGGCAAGGGCTCGATCATCAACACCGCCTCGTTCGTCGCGGTGATGGGCGCGGCCACCTCGCAGATCTCCTACAGCGCCTCCAAGGGCGGCGTGCTGGCGATGTCGCGCGAGCTGGGCGTGCAGTTCGCCCGCGAGGGCATCCGGGTCAACGCGCTCTGCCCGGGGCCGGTGAACACCCCGCTGCTGCAGGAGCTGTTCGCCAAGGACCCCGAGCGCGCCGCGCGCCGCCTGATCCACATCCCGCTGGGCCGGTTCGCCGAGCCGTCCGAGATCGCCGCCGCGGTGGCCTTCCTGGCCAGCGACGACTCCTCCTTCATGACCGCCAACACCTTCCTGGTGGACGGCGGCATCTCCGGCGCGTACGTCACCCCGGAGTAG
- a CDS encoding M55 family metallopeptidase, producing the protein MKIFISSDMEGTAGVVDWEQCRTTGPSYDYFCGLLQAEVNAAIEGAQAGGADAFLVNDSHGAMANLRPDELAGRARYLSGRHKPLYMMQGLDASFDAVFFVSYHGSMGGAPSVLSHTYSPRAIAEVTLNGVPTGESGINALVALGHGVPVVLITGDGTTAEEARPFCPGLRAAVVKTSVSRHAADSMHPQEARELIRSTAEQAVRGLDRAAPPTIELPATLGIRLRNADLAETATWINGVVRDDELTVHITDDDPIRLYRTFATMLLLTRTIAE; encoded by the coding sequence TTGAAGATCTTCATCTCGTCCGACATGGAGGGCACCGCCGGAGTGGTCGACTGGGAGCAGTGCCGGACCACCGGCCCGTCCTACGACTACTTCTGCGGGCTGCTGCAGGCGGAGGTGAACGCCGCGATCGAGGGTGCGCAGGCCGGCGGCGCCGACGCGTTCCTGGTCAACGACTCGCACGGGGCGATGGCCAACCTCCGTCCGGACGAGCTGGCGGGCCGGGCCCGCTACCTGTCCGGCCGGCACAAGCCGCTCTACATGATGCAGGGCCTGGACGCCTCGTTCGACGCGGTCTTCTTCGTCTCGTACCACGGCTCGATGGGCGGCGCCCCGTCCGTTCTGTCGCACACCTACAGTCCGCGGGCGATCGCCGAGGTCACGCTGAACGGCGTGCCGACCGGCGAGAGCGGGATCAACGCGCTGGTGGCGCTCGGGCACGGGGTGCCGGTGGTGCTGATCACCGGGGACGGGACCACCGCCGAGGAGGCCCGGCCGTTCTGCCCGGGCCTGCGGGCCGCGGTGGTCAAGACCTCGGTCTCCCGGCACGCCGCCGACAGCATGCACCCGCAGGAGGCCCGCGAGCTGATCAGGAGCACCGCCGAGCAGGCGGTGCGCGGGCTGGACCGGGCCGCGCCGCCCACCATCGAGCTCCCCGCCACGCTCGGCATCCGGCTGCGCAACGCCGACCTCGCCGAGACGGCCACCTGGATCAACGGCGTGGTCCGCGACGACGAGCTGACCGTGCACATCACCGACGACGACCCGATCCGGCTCTACCGCACCTTCGCCACCATGCTGCTGCTCACCCGCACGATCGCCGAGTGA
- a CDS encoding LysR substrate-binding domain-containing protein: protein MFDPVQLRSFLAVAQSGGFTRAAQRLGLQQSTVSQHIRRLEAAADRRLFVRDTHSVELTGEGEAMLGFARSILAAHEQAHAYFAQTQVQGRVRFGASEDFVLTELPQILRGFRRDHPQVDLELTVGLSGLLHEQLADGRLDLVLGKRAADGSGGPLVRRDQLVWIGAEDFRLDPRQPVPLIVYPPPSISRARALDVLERAGRPWRIACTSGSLNGVRAAALAGLGVVAHARSLLPPGLRVLPRQAELPDLGSIEFILSTGRTTAREPVRALADAVLAAGDRL, encoded by the coding sequence ATGTTCGATCCGGTGCAGCTCAGATCCTTCCTGGCGGTCGCCCAGAGCGGCGGGTTCACCCGGGCCGCCCAGCGGCTGGGGCTGCAGCAGTCCACCGTCAGCCAGCACATCCGGCGCCTGGAGGCGGCTGCCGACCGTCGGCTCTTCGTCCGCGACACCCACTCCGTGGAGCTGACCGGCGAGGGCGAGGCGATGCTGGGATTCGCCCGCTCGATCCTGGCGGCGCACGAGCAGGCGCACGCCTACTTCGCACAGACGCAGGTGCAGGGACGGGTGCGGTTCGGGGCCTCCGAGGACTTCGTGCTCACCGAGCTGCCGCAGATCCTGCGCGGCTTCCGGCGCGACCACCCGCAGGTGGACCTCGAACTGACCGTGGGGCTGAGCGGCCTGCTGCACGAGCAGCTCGCCGACGGCCGCCTCGACCTGGTGCTCGGCAAGCGCGCCGCCGACGGCTCGGGCGGCCCGCTGGTGCGGCGCGACCAACTGGTCTGGATCGGCGCCGAGGACTTCCGCCTCGACCCTCGCCAGCCGGTGCCGCTGATCGTCTACCCGCCGCCCAGCATCTCCCGGGCGCGCGCCCTGGACGTCCTGGAGCGGGCCGGGCGCCCGTGGCGGATCGCCTGCACCAGCGGGAGCCTGAACGGCGTGCGGGCCGCCGCGCTGGCCGGGCTCGGCGTGGTGGCGCACGCCCGCAGCCTGCTCCCGCCCGGCCTGCGGGTGCTCCCCCGGCAGGCCGAACTGCCGGACCTCGGCAGCATCGAGTTCATCCTCAGCACCGGTCGTACGACGGCCCGTGAGCCGGTGCGGGCACTGGCCGACGCCGTCCTCGCGGCCGGCGACCGGCTCTGA
- a CDS encoding bile acid:sodium symporter family protein — protein MPIPRPSLPRRLPFDPYIAALLATVGLALLLPARGVAAPAVSDAAEGAVALLFFLYGARLSTREAVQGLKQWRLHGTVLAVTFGLFPLLGLACRALVPELLSPQLYQGLLFLCLLPSTVQSSIAFTSIARGNTAAAVCSATFSSLFGIVLTPLLAAALLSTRGGISAGAVLGIAEQLLLPFLAGQLLRGRLVGWMGRHRALLGLVDRGSVLLVVYSAFGAGVVGGIWGQLSLPRLAVLFLVEAVLLTVVLTVTLTLGRRLGFNRADRIAIVFCGSKKSLAAGVPMASVLFPGPAAGLLVLPLMLFHQLQLMVCAILARRWARRPPGTEPVVAGQAATPSSVRVRWTKSATRASRRQGVSAVVNSRT, from the coding sequence ATGCCCATACCGCGCCCGAGCCTGCCGCGCCGCCTGCCGTTCGACCCGTACATCGCGGCGCTGCTCGCCACCGTGGGCCTGGCCCTGCTGCTCCCGGCGCGCGGGGTCGCGGCGCCGGCGGTCTCGGACGCCGCCGAGGGCGCGGTCGCGCTGCTCTTCTTCCTCTACGGCGCCCGGCTCTCCACCCGCGAGGCCGTGCAGGGCCTCAAGCAGTGGCGACTGCACGGCACGGTGCTGGCGGTCACCTTCGGGCTCTTCCCGCTGCTCGGGCTGGCCTGCCGGGCGCTCGTCCCCGAGCTGCTCTCCCCGCAGCTGTACCAGGGCTTGCTCTTCCTGTGCCTGCTGCCCTCCACCGTGCAGTCCTCGATCGCCTTCACCTCGATCGCGCGCGGCAACACGGCGGCGGCCGTCTGCAGCGCGACCTTCTCCAGCCTCTTCGGCATCGTGCTCACGCCGCTGCTCGCCGCGGCGCTGCTCAGCACCCGGGGCGGCATCTCGGCGGGCGCGGTGCTGGGGATCGCGGAGCAGCTGCTGCTGCCGTTCCTGGCGGGCCAGCTGCTGCGCGGCCGACTCGTGGGCTGGATGGGACGCCACCGCGCGCTGCTCGGCCTGGTGGACCGCGGTTCGGTCCTGCTGGTCGTCTACAGCGCCTTCGGCGCGGGCGTGGTCGGCGGGATCTGGGGTCAGCTGTCGCTGCCCCGGCTCGCCGTGCTCTTCCTGGTGGAGGCGGTGCTGCTGACCGTGGTCCTGACGGTGACGCTGACGCTCGGCCGCCGCCTGGGCTTCAATCGGGCGGACCGGATCGCGATCGTCTTCTGCGGCTCCAAGAAGAGCCTGGCCGCCGGCGTTCCGATGGCCTCCGTCCTCTTCCCCGGGCCCGCGGCCGGGCTGCTGGTGCTGCCGCTGATGCTCTTCCACCAGCTCCAACTGATGGTCTGTGCCATCCTGGCCCGCCGCTGGGCCCGCCGGCCCCCGGGAACCGAGCCAGTGGTGGCAGGTCAGGCCGCCACACCCAGCTCCGTGCGGGTTCGCTGGACGAAGTCGGCGACCCGCGCCTCGCGCCGCCAGGGAGTGAGCGCGGTGGTGAACTCGCGGACGTAG
- a CDS encoding sporulation protein — protein MRVATSFWSSVDRRDFLTGSSFAVAAFATPVTRWLGTPADESAARRGSVRVGSADLAELRDAADDARRWDSKYGGGNWKANSVTACLQERAVPLLNGSFGDGVGRELFSVTAELSRLAGWTAFDVGQHDAAQRHFIQALRLARAGGDVQLGCYVLTTMAMQTLLRGFASEAIDMTQGAFQRAKGEAAPRVLAFTKLIEARAHARDGDARAASAALAASETLLGQARDGAEEPAWIDFYQHARLSADAAEIFRDLKNPKAALTWNAQAAAMAPGVFTRSVGMRLAIVGTAHLQDRDLDHGLQLGHQAVDILSRVQSSRALDYVREFTTALTPWRREARVADFVQRTRTELGVAA, from the coding sequence GTGCGCGTCGCCACTTCGTTCTGGAGTTCTGTGGACCGCCGCGACTTCCTCACCGGATCCAGCTTCGCCGTCGCCGCGTTCGCCACCCCGGTGACCCGTTGGTTGGGGACGCCCGCCGATGAGAGCGCTGCCCGTCGCGGCAGCGTGCGCGTCGGCTCCGCCGACCTCGCCGAGCTGCGGGACGCCGCCGACGATGCGAGGCGGTGGGACTCGAAATACGGCGGGGGGAACTGGAAGGCCAACTCCGTCACCGCCTGCTTGCAGGAGCGGGCCGTGCCGCTGCTGAACGGCTCCTTCGGCGACGGCGTCGGCCGCGAGCTCTTCTCGGTGACCGCCGAGCTGTCCCGGCTGGCCGGTTGGACGGCCTTCGATGTCGGCCAACACGACGCCGCCCAACGCCACTTCATCCAGGCCCTCCGCCTCGCCCGGGCCGGCGGCGACGTCCAGCTCGGCTGCTATGTCTTAACGACCATGGCGATGCAGACCCTGTTGCGGGGTTTCGCCAGTGAGGCCATCGACATGACCCAGGGCGCTTTCCAGCGCGCCAAGGGTGAGGCAGCCCCCAGGGTCCTGGCGTTCACCAAGCTCATCGAGGCCCGCGCTCATGCCCGCGACGGAGACGCCAGGGCGGCCTCCGCCGCGCTCGCGGCCTCGGAGACCCTGCTCGGACAGGCCCGCGACGGCGCCGAGGAACCCGCCTGGATCGACTTCTACCAGCACGCCCGGCTCTCAGCCGACGCCGCCGAGATCTTCCGCGACCTGAAAAACCCCAAGGCCGCCCTCACGTGGAACGCGCAGGCCGCCGCCATGGCGCCCGGGGTGTTCACCCGCTCGGTCGGGATGCGACTGGCGATCGTGGGGACCGCCCACCTCCAGGACCGCGACCTCGACCACGGGCTCCAGCTCGGCCACCAGGCCGTCGACATCCTCAGCCGCGTCCAGTCCAGCCGGGCCCTGGACTACGTCCGCGAGTTCACCACCGCGCTCACTCCCTGGCGGCGCGAGGCGCGGGTCGCCGACTTCGTCCAGCGAACCCGCACGGAGCTGGGTGTGGCGGCCTGA
- a CDS encoding NAD(P)-binding domain-containing protein has protein sequence MATLGLIGSGNIGGTLARLAVDAGLDVVLSNSRGPQTLAGLVAELGPRARAATPAEAAEAGDWVVVTVPLKNYLQIPAGPLAKRTVLDTNNYYPERDSSIARLDAQELTSSELLQEHLADSSVVKAFNNIYFGHLASLARPAGSADRTALPIAGDDPAAKERARALLDALGFDAVDAGSLADSWRFEPGAPAYGLPYVADPGRPFNEDPGKPADAATITTALSAAKRPPAA, from the coding sequence ATGGCTACTCTCGGACTCATCGGCAGCGGAAACATCGGCGGCACCCTGGCCCGGCTGGCGGTCGACGCCGGCCTCGACGTGGTGCTCAGCAACTCGCGCGGGCCGCAGACCCTCGCCGGCCTGGTGGCCGAACTCGGCCCGCGCGCCCGGGCGGCCACCCCGGCGGAGGCCGCCGAGGCCGGGGACTGGGTCGTCGTCACCGTCCCCTTGAAGAACTACCTGCAGATCCCGGCCGGCCCGCTCGCCAAGCGCACGGTGCTGGACACCAACAACTACTACCCGGAGCGCGACAGCAGCATCGCGCGGCTCGACGCGCAGGAGCTGACCAGCAGCGAGCTGCTGCAGGAGCACCTGGCCGACTCCTCGGTCGTCAAGGCCTTCAACAACATCTACTTCGGCCACCTGGCCTCGCTGGCCCGGCCCGCCGGCTCGGCCGACCGCACCGCCCTGCCGATCGCCGGCGACGACCCGGCGGCCAAGGAGCGGGCCCGCGCCCTGCTGGACGCGCTGGGCTTCGACGCCGTCGACGCCGGCTCACTGGCCGACAGCTGGCGCTTCGAACCGGGCGCCCCCGCGTACGGGCTCCCCTACGTGGCCGACCCCGGGCGCCCGTTCAACGAGGACCCGGGCAAGCCGGCCGACGCCGCAACCATCACAACAGCCCTCTCCGCCGCCAAACGCCCCCCGGCGGCATAA
- a CDS encoding NlpC/P60 family protein translates to MEINPVLRGLTSRGRRQFLGRLLAVAGVAAGGSPAAGAGTARAAGGEELGRQVLAVAQRQLGVPYAWGGGDRLGAGPGYCEDDNGYLDGVCRGEDTIGFDCSGLTLYCWYTASGGAVDLGHYTVAQFHKGTPVERAELIAGDLLFFSRPDAPLHHVGVCTGDGGMIHAAHTGTLVAGLADVFHDPVWGAEYAGAVRPVPAAVRVK, encoded by the coding sequence GTGGAAATCAACCCTGTTTTGCGCGGCCTGACTTCACGGGGGCGCCGGCAGTTCCTCGGCCGGCTGCTGGCGGTCGCCGGCGTCGCGGCGGGCGGCTCGCCGGCCGCCGGAGCGGGCACCGCACGGGCGGCCGGTGGCGAGGAACTGGGCCGCCAGGTACTGGCGGTGGCGCAGCGTCAGCTCGGCGTGCCGTACGCGTGGGGCGGCGGCGACCGCCTCGGGGCGGGCCCCGGCTACTGCGAGGACGACAACGGCTACCTCGACGGGGTGTGCCGCGGCGAGGACACCATCGGATTCGACTGCAGCGGCCTGACCCTCTACTGCTGGTACACCGCCAGCGGCGGCGCGGTCGACCTCGGGCACTACACCGTCGCGCAGTTCCACAAGGGCACCCCGGTGGAGCGCGCCGAGCTGATCGCCGGGGACCTGCTGTTCTTCTCCCGCCCGGACGCCCCGCTGCACCACGTGGGTGTCTGCACTGGGGACGGCGGCATGATCCACGCGGCGCACACCGGCACGCTGGTCGCCGGGCTGGCGGACGTGTTCCACGACCCCGTCTGGGGCGCCGAGTACGCCGGCGCCGTCCGGCCGGTCCCGGCAGCCGTTCGGGTGAAATGA
- a CDS encoding alkaline phosphatase family protein, whose product MSGMTRRRLLGSAAGVAGGAAAMALLPPSVQQAVAAGARRGSLRDVEHVVLLMQENRSFDHYFGTMSGVRGFNDPDALRLDTGRSVFYQPDEVNPDGYLLPFHLDTRTTSAQAIPSTSHAWAVQHQAWNGGKMDQWLPAHRAADGDNGPYVMGYYTRDDIPFQFALAESFTICDNYFCSVQGPTWPNRLYWMTGSIDAAGTQGGPILQNDAPTPLKWTTYAEQLESAGVSWKVYQEADNYSTDVLSLFDTFQQAKPGDPLYDKGMTAQPTGTFEDDARNDRLPAVSWILPTSTQSEHPNYLPAAGADFVASKIEAIAANPEVWAKTVFILNYDENDGLFDHVPPPVPVRGTVDEYVEGLPIGGGFRVPCIVVSPWTVGGWVASEAFDHTSVLQFLEQFTGVQAANVSDWRRRAFGDLTSAFQFGSAARPAPQLPPTAAQLALAEQEVATLPAPTLPGAEQRPPRQERGGRRQVPPQHYR is encoded by the coding sequence GTGTCCGGAATGACCCGACGCAGGCTGCTGGGTTCGGCGGCCGGTGTGGCAGGCGGTGCGGCGGCGATGGCGCTGCTGCCGCCGAGTGTTCAGCAGGCGGTGGCGGCCGGGGCGCGGCGCGGTTCGCTGCGCGATGTGGAGCACGTCGTCCTGCTGATGCAGGAGAATCGTTCCTTCGACCACTACTTCGGCACGATGTCCGGGGTGCGCGGCTTCAACGACCCCGACGCGCTGCGCCTGGACACCGGCCGCTCGGTCTTCTACCAGCCGGACGAGGTCAACCCGGACGGCTACCTGCTGCCCTTCCACCTGGACACCCGCACCACCAGCGCGCAGGCGATTCCGTCCACCAGCCATGCCTGGGCGGTGCAGCACCAGGCCTGGAACGGCGGCAAGATGGACCAGTGGCTGCCGGCCCACCGGGCGGCCGACGGGGACAACGGCCCGTATGTGATGGGGTACTACACCCGCGACGACATCCCCTTCCAGTTCGCGCTCGCCGAGTCGTTCACCATCTGCGACAACTACTTCTGCTCGGTGCAGGGCCCGACGTGGCCCAACCGCCTCTACTGGATGACGGGTTCGATCGACGCGGCCGGCACCCAGGGCGGTCCGATCCTGCAGAACGACGCGCCCACCCCGCTGAAGTGGACCACCTACGCCGAGCAGTTGGAGTCGGCCGGGGTCAGCTGGAAGGTCTACCAGGAGGCCGACAACTACAGCACGGACGTGCTGTCGCTCTTCGACACCTTTCAGCAGGCCAAGCCCGGCGACCCGCTCTACGACAAGGGCATGACCGCGCAGCCGACCGGCACCTTCGAGGACGACGCGCGCAACGACCGCCTGCCGGCCGTCTCCTGGATCCTGCCGACCAGCACCCAGTCCGAGCACCCGAACTACCTGCCTGCCGCCGGTGCGGACTTCGTGGCCTCCAAGATCGAGGCGATCGCGGCCAACCCGGAGGTCTGGGCGAAGACCGTCTTCATCCTCAACTACGACGAGAACGACGGCCTCTTCGACCACGTGCCGCCGCCGGTGCCGGTTCGCGGCACGGTGGACGAGTACGTCGAGGGGCTGCCGATCGGCGGCGGGTTCCGGGTCCCGTGCATCGTCGTCTCGCCCTGGACGGTGGGTGGTTGGGTCGCCTCCGAGGCCTTCGACCACACCTCGGTGCTGCAGTTCCTGGAGCAATTCACGGGCGTACAGGCCGCCAATGTGAGCGACTGGCGCCGCAGGGCCTTCGGCGACCTCACCTCCGCCTTCCAGTTCGGCAGCGCCGCCCGCCCGGCACCGCAGCTTCCCCCCACGGCGGCCCAACTCGCGCTGGCCGAGCAGGAGGTGGCGACGCTGCCGGCGCCCACCCTGCCCGGCGCCGAGCAGCGTCCGCCGCGTCAGGAGCGCGGCGGGCGCCGGCAGGTCCCGCCGCAGCACTACCGCTGA